The following coding sequences lie in one Nocardioides sambongensis genomic window:
- the ald gene encoding alanine dehydrogenase, translated as MRIGVPREVKNREYRVAITPVGVHELVSHGHEVLVETGAGAGSSISDEDYVAAGARIVPDADAAWGEAETVLKVKEPVAEEYHRLREDLVLFTYLHLAADKALTERLVEAGTTAIAYETVQLPSGALPLLYPMSEVAGCLAPQVGAHALLKAHGGRGVLLGGVGGVQNAKVVVIGAGVSGQNAANIALGMGADVTLLDTDLDKLRMSFWRYDNRVHGLASSKLTIAQQVQQADLVIGAVLIPGAAAPKLVSNDLVATMKPGSVLVDIAVDQGGCFEDTRPTTHDDPTFPVHQSTFYCVANMPGAVPITSTYALTNATLPFTVALADKGWREACRSDPSLAKGLNTHAGRVTNGPVGRPWGSTRCRWPTRWSRPDTATLRPPPCRATAPHRRPCPSLTG; from the coding sequence ATGCGGATCGGCGTACCGAGGGAAGTCAAGAACCGCGAGTACCGGGTGGCGATCACGCCGGTCGGGGTGCACGAGCTGGTGTCGCACGGGCACGAGGTGCTGGTCGAGACCGGTGCCGGGGCCGGGTCGTCGATCAGCGACGAGGACTACGTCGCGGCGGGCGCCCGGATCGTCCCGGACGCCGACGCCGCCTGGGGTGAGGCGGAGACCGTCCTGAAGGTGAAGGAGCCGGTCGCCGAGGAGTACCACCGGCTGCGGGAGGACCTGGTCCTCTTCACCTACCTGCACCTGGCCGCGGACAAGGCGCTCACCGAGCGGCTGGTCGAGGCCGGCACCACGGCGATCGCCTACGAGACGGTGCAGCTGCCCTCGGGCGCGCTGCCGCTGCTCTACCCGATGTCGGAGGTGGCGGGGTGCCTGGCGCCGCAGGTGGGGGCGCACGCGCTGTTGAAGGCGCACGGCGGCCGCGGGGTGCTGCTCGGCGGCGTCGGCGGGGTGCAGAACGCGAAGGTCGTGGTGATCGGCGCCGGGGTCTCGGGACAGAACGCGGCCAACATCGCGCTCGGGATGGGCGCCGACGTCACCCTGCTCGACACCGACCTGGACAAGCTCCGGATGTCGTTCTGGCGCTACGACAACCGGGTCCACGGGCTCGCCTCCTCGAAGCTGACCATCGCCCAGCAGGTGCAGCAGGCCGACCTGGTCATCGGGGCGGTGCTGATCCCCGGCGCGGCCGCGCCGAAGCTGGTCAGCAACGACCTGGTGGCCACGATGAAGCCGGGCTCGGTGCTGGTCGACATCGCGGTCGACCAGGGCGGTTGCTTCGAGGACACCCGACCGACCACCCACGACGACCCGACCTTCCCGGTCCACCAGTCGACCTTCTACTGCGTGGCCAACATGCCGGGTGCGGTGCCGATCACCTCGACCTACGCCCTCACCAACGCCACGCTGCCGTTCACGGTCGCGCTCGCGGACAAGGGATGGCGCGAGGCGTGCCGGTCGGACCCGTCGTTGGCCAAGGGACTGAACACGCACGCCGGGCGGGTGACCAACGGCCCGGTGGGGAGGCCCTGGGGTTCGACGCGATGCCGGTGGCCGACGCGTTGGAGCAGGCCTGACACCGCCACCCTGAGACCGCCACCCTGCCGCGCGACGGCGCCGCATCGGCGGCCATGCCCTAGCCTGACCGGGTGA
- the xerD gene encoding site-specific tyrosine recombinase XerD, whose protein sequence is MSETGAVDRAIRTYLDHLAVEKGLAANTLASYRRDLRRYRAYLDAVGVAELDAVAPATITEFLMRLREGDADHPPLGAASAARTVVAVRGFHRFAVADGLAEADPAAGVKPPTPAKRLPKALPLADIEALLRAAGAADTPLALRDRALLEVLYGTGARISEVVGLDLDDATGFLEADPEESVLLLRGKGGKERLVPVGSYAREALDAYLVRARPSLSATGTATPALFLNARGGRLSRQSAWTVLVKAAERAGLSQDVSPHTLRHSFATHLLDGGADVRVVQELLGHASVTTTQIYTMVTVDNLREVFATAHPRARDS, encoded by the coding sequence GTGAGCGAGACGGGTGCGGTGGATCGAGCGATCCGCACCTATCTCGACCACCTCGCGGTGGAGAAGGGCCTGGCCGCCAACACGCTCGCCTCCTACCGGCGCGATCTGCGTCGCTACCGGGCGTACCTGGACGCGGTCGGGGTCGCCGAGCTCGATGCCGTCGCGCCCGCCACGATCACCGAGTTCCTGATGCGGCTGCGGGAGGGCGATGCCGACCATCCGCCCCTCGGTGCCGCCTCCGCGGCCCGCACGGTGGTCGCGGTCCGCGGCTTCCACCGGTTCGCCGTCGCCGACGGGCTCGCCGAGGCGGACCCGGCAGCAGGGGTCAAGCCGCCCACACCTGCCAAGCGGCTGCCCAAGGCGCTGCCGCTGGCCGACATCGAGGCGCTGCTGCGCGCTGCCGGCGCCGCCGACACCCCGCTGGCCCTGCGGGACCGGGCCCTGCTGGAGGTGCTCTACGGGACCGGAGCCCGGATCTCGGAGGTGGTCGGGCTGGATCTCGACGACGCCACCGGGTTCCTCGAGGCCGACCCCGAGGAGTCGGTCCTGCTGCTGCGCGGCAAGGGCGGCAAGGAGCGGCTGGTGCCCGTCGGCTCCTACGCCCGCGAGGCGCTCGACGCCTACCTGGTGCGGGCCAGGCCGTCCCTCTCCGCCACCGGTACGGCGACGCCGGCCCTGTTCCTCAACGCCCGGGGCGGCAGGCTGTCGCGTCAGTCCGCCTGGACCGTCCTGGTCAAGGCCGCCGAGCGTGCCGGGCTATCCCAGGACGTGTCGCCGCACACCCTGCGGCACTCGTTCGCCACCCACCTGCTCGACGGCGGGGCGGACGTGCGGGTGGTCCAGGAGCTCCTGGGCCACGCGTCGGTCACCACCACCCAGATCTACACCATGGTCACCGTGGACAACCTGCGGGAGGTCTTCGCGACCGCCCACCCGCGGGCCCGGGACAGCTGA
- a CDS encoding NUDIX hydrolase: MQAEEWTPLLSTYSSPGYSSERIHYFLARGLSHADRGDFELRHEEADLQTLWIPFDELVAAVLAGRVADGPVVQAVLAHEVARRRTP, translated from the coding sequence CTGCAGGCCGAGGAGTGGACACCGCTCCTCTCCACCTACAGCTCGCCCGGCTACTCCAGCGAGCGGATCCACTACTTCCTGGCGCGCGGCCTGAGCCACGCCGACCGCGGCGACTTCGAGCTGCGCCACGAGGAGGCGGACCTGCAGACCCTCTGGATCCCGTTCGACGAGCTGGTCGCAGCGGTGCTCGCGGGCCGCGTGGCCGACGGGCCGGTGGTCCAGGCGGTGCTGGCCCACGAGGTGGCGCGGCGTCGTACCCCTTGA
- a CDS encoding NUDIX hydrolase, with protein MADPASETFADRPESWPVLGSEDLHRDSWVVALRSDLMTRPNADGEAPFRRLVLEHPGAAVVLAIDEEDRVLCLAQYRHPAQHRLVELPAGVCDHPGRTRCRSRNASSRRRRRCRPRSGHRSSPPTARPATPASGSTTSWRAA; from the coding sequence ATGGCCGATCCGGCATCGGAGACCTTCGCGGACCGCCCGGAGAGCTGGCCGGTCCTGGGCAGTGAGGACCTGCACCGGGACAGCTGGGTGGTCGCACTGCGCTCGGACCTGATGACGCGCCCGAACGCGGACGGTGAGGCCCCGTTCCGGAGGCTGGTGCTCGAGCACCCCGGAGCGGCCGTGGTGCTGGCCATCGACGAGGAGGACCGGGTGCTCTGCCTGGCCCAGTACCGCCATCCGGCCCAGCACCGGTTGGTCGAGCTGCCGGCCGGCGTCTGCGACCACCCGGGGAGGACCCGCTGCAGGTCGCGCAACGCGAGCTCCAGGAGGAGGCGGCGCTGCAGGCCGAGGAGTGGACACCGCTCCTCTCCACCTACAGCTCGCCCGGCTACTCCAGCGAGCGGATCCACTACTTCCTGGCGCGCGGCCTGA
- a CDS encoding CTP synthase → MAPGSGSSRQAKHLFVTGGVASSLGKGLTASSLGRLLRSRGLRVTMQKLDPYLNVDPGTMNPFQHGEVFVTNDGAETDLDIGHYERFLDTDLGQIANVTTGQVYSSVIAKERKGEYLGDTVQVIPHITNEIKDRILAMGHGGSEPVDVVITEIGGTVGDIESLPFLEAARQVRHEIGRDNCFFLHVSLVPYIGPSGELKTKPTQHSVAALRQVGIQPDAVVCRSDRELPESIKRKISLMCDVDNEAVVTCADAPSIYDIPKVLHREGLDAYVVRRLNLPFRDVDWTLWDDLLRRVHHPKEDVVVALVGKYVDLHDAYLSVGEALRAGGFANEAKVEIRWVASDDCETPAGAAKHLSDVDAICVPGGFGIRGLEGKLGALSYARTHQIPTLGLCLGLQCMVIEYARTELGLTHAGSTEFDPETDEPVIATMEEQKEIVEGAGDLGGTMRLGLYPAELGKGTLAREVYDADRIEERHRHRYEVNNRYRADLEKAGLVFSGLNPDLDLVEFVELPRDVHPYYIGTQAHPELRSRPTRPHPLFAGLVGAAITRQRETRLEIDDANLHVDPVDED, encoded by the coding sequence CAAAGCACCTCTTCGTGACCGGAGGCGTCGCCTCCTCACTGGGGAAGGGTCTGACCGCCTCCAGCCTGGGACGGCTGCTGCGGTCCCGCGGGCTGCGGGTCACCATGCAGAAGCTGGATCCGTATCTGAACGTTGATCCGGGCACCATGAACCCGTTCCAGCACGGCGAGGTGTTCGTCACCAACGACGGCGCCGAGACCGACCTGGACATCGGCCACTACGAGCGGTTCCTCGACACCGACCTGGGCCAGATCGCCAACGTGACCACCGGGCAGGTCTACTCCTCGGTGATCGCCAAGGAGCGCAAGGGTGAGTACCTCGGCGACACGGTCCAGGTGATCCCGCACATCACCAACGAGATCAAGGACCGGATCCTGGCGATGGGGCACGGCGGTTCCGAGCCCGTCGACGTCGTGATCACCGAGATCGGCGGCACCGTCGGCGACATCGAGTCGCTCCCGTTCCTCGAGGCCGCCCGTCAGGTGCGCCACGAGATCGGCCGCGACAACTGCTTCTTCCTGCACGTGTCCCTGGTGCCCTACATCGGCCCCTCCGGGGAGCTCAAGACGAAGCCCACCCAGCACTCGGTCGCCGCCCTGCGCCAGGTCGGCATCCAGCCCGACGCGGTGGTCTGCCGCTCGGACCGCGAGCTGCCCGAGAGCATCAAGCGGAAGATCTCGCTGATGTGCGACGTCGACAACGAGGCCGTGGTGACCTGCGCGGACGCGCCGTCGATCTACGACATCCCGAAGGTGCTGCACCGCGAGGGGCTCGACGCCTACGTCGTGCGCCGGTTGAACCTTCCCTTCCGCGATGTCGACTGGACGCTCTGGGACGACCTGCTGCGTCGCGTGCACCATCCCAAGGAGGACGTCGTCGTCGCGCTGGTCGGCAAGTACGTCGACCTGCACGACGCCTACCTGTCGGTGGGCGAGGCGCTGCGCGCCGGCGGCTTCGCCAACGAGGCGAAGGTCGAGATCCGCTGGGTCGCCTCGGACGACTGCGAGACCCCTGCGGGTGCCGCGAAGCATCTCTCCGACGTCGACGCGATCTGCGTGCCCGGCGGTTTCGGCATCCGAGGCCTCGAGGGCAAGCTCGGTGCGCTGAGCTACGCCCGCACCCATCAGATCCCCACGCTGGGCCTCTGCCTGGGTCTGCAGTGCATGGTCATCGAGTACGCCCGCACCGAGCTCGGACTGACCCACGCGGGCTCCACCGAGTTCGACCCGGAGACCGACGAGCCGGTGATCGCCACCATGGAGGAGCAGAAGGAGATCGTCGAGGGCGCCGGTGACCTCGGTGGCACCATGCGCCTCGGGCTCTACCCGGCCGAGCTCGGCAAGGGCACCCTGGCCCGCGAGGTGTACGACGCCGACCGGATCGAGGAGCGCCACCGCCACCGCTACGAGGTGAACAACCGCTACCGCGCCGACCTGGAGAAGGCGGGGCTGGTCTTCTCCGGCCTCAACCCCGACCTCGACCTGGTCGAGTTCGTGGAGCTCCCGCGGGACGTCCACCCGTACTACATCGGCACCCAGGCACACCCGGAGCTCCGCTCCCGTCCCACCCGCCCGCACCCGCTCTTCGCCGGACTGGTCGGCGCCGCGATCACCCGGCAGCGGGAGACCCGCCTGGAGATCGACGACGCCAACCTGCACGTCGACCCGGTCGACGAGGACTGA